The following proteins are co-located in the Planctomycetia bacterium genome:
- the dnaK gene encoding molecular chaperone DnaK, producing the protein MAEEKIIGIDLGTTNSVVAVMEGNEPKVIANQEGNRITPSVVAFTDKGDILVGDPAKRQAVTNPKRTIYSIKRFMGRRHNEVESEEKLVPYQIVGGANDLVKVQVGDKTQTPPEISALVLRKLKEAAEAYLGHKVRKAVITVPAYFNDAQRQATIDAAVIAGFDPEWEIEGKDGKMIKQKMRIINEPTAASLAYGLDSKKNEKIAVFDLGGGTFDISILDVGDGIFEVKSVNGDTHLGGDDWDDVLINWCADEFKKQQGIDLRKDPMAMQRLKEAAERAKKDLSQQANTEINLPFITADASGPKHLQLSLSRAQFEKMTEHLIERCKAPVLKALKDSGLKASEIDEVVLVGGMTRVPRVQQVVKEIFGKEPHRGVNPDEVVAIGAAIQGAQLLLGAKSEVLLLDVTPLSLGIETLGGVMTKMIERNTTIPCQKKNVFSTAEDSQPSVTVKVFQGEREMAADNKMLGIFNLDGIPPAPRGTPQIEVAFDIDHNGILNVSAKDLGTGKEQKIRIEASSGLNAAEIDKMRKDAELHAADDKKKRELAETRNQCEQMAYQTEKLLKDMGDKLAENDKAPITSAIEKVRTEAKGEDVAAMKQALDALQQASYAMSQQLYKGSQGQPGAEPGPGGASPAGDKGKDDVVDAEFEVKK; encoded by the coding sequence ATGGCTGAAGAGAAAATCATAGGTATTGACCTTGGTACCACCAACTCCGTCGTGGCAGTGATGGAAGGTAACGAGCCCAAGGTTATTGCCAATCAGGAAGGTAATCGCATCACCCCCAGCGTGGTGGCGTTTACTGACAAAGGCGACATTCTCGTGGGCGACCCTGCCAAGCGGCAGGCGGTTACCAACCCTAAGCGAACCATTTATTCGATCAAGCGATTCATGGGTCGCCGACATAACGAAGTGGAATCGGAAGAGAAGCTGGTTCCCTACCAGATTGTTGGCGGCGCCAATGATCTCGTCAAGGTTCAGGTAGGCGACAAGACACAGACGCCTCCTGAAATTTCCGCGCTCGTCCTCCGCAAACTCAAGGAAGCTGCTGAAGCCTACTTGGGCCACAAGGTACGCAAGGCGGTTATCACCGTGCCTGCCTACTTCAATGATGCTCAGCGCCAGGCGACCATTGATGCTGCTGTCATTGCAGGCTTTGATCCCGAATGGGAGATTGAAGGTAAAGATGGCAAGATGATCAAGCAGAAGATGCGTATCATCAATGAACCTACTGCTGCCTCCCTGGCTTATGGCTTGGATAGCAAGAAGAACGAAAAGATTGCTGTCTTCGATCTGGGTGGTGGTACGTTCGATATCTCCATCCTCGATGTAGGCGATGGCATTTTCGAAGTGAAATCGGTTAATGGCGATACCCACCTGGGTGGTGATGACTGGGATGATGTCCTCATCAACTGGTGTGCTGATGAATTCAAGAAACAGCAGGGTATTGATCTGCGTAAAGACCCGATGGCCATGCAGCGACTGAAGGAAGCTGCCGAACGCGCCAAGAAGGATCTGTCGCAGCAGGCCAATACCGAAATCAATCTGCCCTTCATCACTGCAGATGCGAGCGGGCCGAAACACCTGCAACTGTCGCTGAGCCGGGCTCAGTTCGAGAAGATGACTGAACATCTGATCGAACGCTGCAAGGCACCGGTGCTGAAGGCACTGAAGGACTCGGGCCTCAAAGCCAGCGAGATCGACGAAGTCGTACTCGTGGGTGGTATGACCCGTGTTCCGCGCGTGCAGCAGGTGGTGAAGGAAATCTTTGGCAAGGAACCTCACCGAGGCGTGAATCCTGATGAAGTGGTTGCCATCGGCGCTGCGATCCAGGGTGCACAGCTTCTGCTTGGCGCCAAGTCGGAAGTATTGCTACTCGACGTCACTCCGCTTTCCCTGGGTATTGAAACCCTGGGTGGCGTGATGACCAAGATGATCGAACGCAACACGACTATTCCTTGCCAGAAGAAGAATGTCTTCTCGACCGCAGAAGACAGCCAGCCTTCGGTTACCGTCAAGGTGTTTCAAGGCGAGCGGGAGATGGCTGCAGACAACAAGATGCTCGGCATCTTCAATCTGGATGGCATCCCCCCTGCTCCACGAGGCACGCCGCAGATCGAGGTGGCATTCGATATCGATCACAACGGTATCCTGAATGTGAGTGCCAAGGATCTGGGTACCGGCAAGGAGCAGAAGATTCGCATCGAAGCATCTTCAGGTCTCAATGCTGCCGAGATCGACAAGATGCGTAAAGATGCGGAGTTGCATGCCGCTGACGACAAGAAGAAACGCGAACTGGCTGAGACTCGCAACCAGTGCGAACAGATGGCTTATCAAACCGAGAAACTGCTCAAGGATATGGGCGACAAGCTGGCGGAAAACGATAAGGCACCCATCACCAGTGCGATAGAGAAAGTTCGCACCGAAGCCAAGGGCGAAGACGTGGCAGCCATGAAACAGGCACTGGATGCCCTGCAGCAGGCCAGCTACGCGATGTCGCAACAGCTTTACAAGGGCTCACAGGGCCAGCCCGGCGCTGAACCTGGCCCAGGCGGCGCCTCCCCCGCAGGCGACAAAGGCAAGGACGACGTAGTCGATGCGGAGTTTGAGGTGAAAAAGTAA
- a CDS encoding protein kinase yields MSLVREPNAEPIPGYRLIEPLGSGGFGEVWKCDVPGGIYKAIKFVFGNLQGSENEAVRAEQELAALERVKNIRHPFLVNVERVEQIEGELVIVMELADKDLRDLLNEYRANGQVGIPRSELLSYLRDAAEALDLIHNQYNLQHLDIKPSNLFLVSNRVKVADFGLVKALEGRGNTTNSGLLGGITPAYASPETFQGDLSKHSDQYSLAIVFQELLTGSLPFTGKSARQLMQQHCMQEPDLKPLPPSDRAVVARALSKDPQQRFPSCLDFIGALVRATPGARTWATMEDLFIEANDEEQPSGKSQLAKAIRATPGARPSRPGPLRPTYLIGLGDYGREALQAVRYRIIDRFGGLDRVPCWKYIYIDSDPKSVNDALTGPPEQSFQPQEIYHAPLSGVAGYRKHRQSLELISEWLPPERLYSIPRSLAVSGVRTLGRLALTENHLRIASKLKRDIQALLDVDGLEQTATMTGLEPGIETPQILIFAATGGGTGSGMLVDIAYTCRRLLQEQGIGEQDIFAYLFCGAPSDLSTPPSEKANTYAALAEIHHYSHPDTLFTAKYRPGMQLMEDSGAPFQSVYLTRVGRRSPGTVREVASRMASYVFNDLATPLGRMLTPSRVQQYAKIGTVFRSFGTYNVWYPRGLMLRIASRQAVQRLIRLWLRDDATQRHAEVERECTALLNENNWQPEAMALRVEQVAMEEAGGEGTPAQLIESFLAQLAQQAESGFARNEPNTWCRDALQRMREWAGGAGTSGPGSDWQRSKLDRLYLDSAEKVAGEYAAILNRPARRLFNTPGDRMAIAHAAYEKLGLQLNAIVEKYQLEVEQQRHVSAQSHQKVSQALEDTLAGVRSFSFFPAKRMQRLLQQFLDAVVHFTRDRLKEYTLRAIELIYRTLAARISELQRDLKFCGQRLKTLEQSLITAASEQDLTSASMDTFGGKSNDISSSQMSSSQILRDAAMVLASRIVLPEGQTDLEQAATRFLASVPATAWGELDMYLQENVMKPMGGLFSLCMNNSDLSRALNGPLLQGTATYLNQHLEVTDVCQAELSTAQALGVDLAAQTKVFHHLATPSIASKTPPTEQSDFLLVPSTDAGKHFTELAVKALDTLKVMPISVVTDIFICREQGNLTVSDMQQVFQHCTDDYEQNKSSLVSSPHSRMDTQDWLPLE; encoded by the coding sequence ATGTCACTGGTCAGAGAACCAAATGCCGAGCCTATTCCAGGGTATCGACTCATCGAGCCGCTGGGGAGTGGCGGCTTTGGCGAAGTGTGGAAATGCGACGTCCCAGGCGGCATCTACAAAGCCATCAAATTTGTCTTCGGCAACCTGCAAGGCTCAGAGAACGAAGCTGTCCGTGCCGAGCAGGAACTCGCTGCTCTCGAACGTGTCAAGAACATCAGGCATCCGTTTCTGGTCAATGTAGAACGCGTTGAACAGATTGAAGGCGAACTCGTCATCGTCATGGAGTTGGCCGACAAGGACCTTCGCGATCTGCTCAACGAATATCGCGCCAATGGCCAGGTGGGCATCCCCCGTTCGGAACTACTCTCCTACCTGCGTGATGCTGCCGAAGCACTCGACCTGATCCACAACCAATACAACCTTCAGCATCTCGATATCAAGCCGAGCAATCTCTTCCTGGTCAGCAATCGAGTGAAAGTCGCAGACTTCGGACTGGTTAAAGCCCTCGAAGGGCGAGGCAACACCACTAACAGCGGTTTGCTCGGCGGCATCACACCGGCCTATGCATCACCTGAAACATTCCAGGGCGACCTCAGCAAGCACAGCGATCAGTATTCTCTGGCCATTGTGTTTCAGGAACTGCTGACAGGCAGTCTGCCTTTCACCGGCAAAAGCGCTCGCCAGCTTATGCAGCAGCACTGCATGCAGGAGCCTGATCTGAAGCCTTTGCCACCCAGCGACCGGGCCGTGGTGGCCCGGGCACTTTCGAAAGATCCGCAACAGCGGTTTCCCAGTTGCCTTGATTTCATCGGAGCACTCGTTAGAGCTACTCCCGGCGCCCGCACCTGGGCTACGATGGAAGATCTGTTCATCGAGGCAAACGATGAAGAACAGCCTTCAGGCAAATCGCAACTTGCGAAAGCCATCCGGGCTACCCCCGGCGCAAGGCCCTCGCGACCCGGCCCGCTCCGCCCCACCTATTTAATTGGCTTGGGCGATTACGGCCGAGAAGCTCTGCAGGCTGTTCGCTACCGGATTATTGACAGGTTTGGTGGGCTCGATCGTGTGCCCTGCTGGAAATACATCTACATCGATTCTGACCCGAAGTCGGTCAACGATGCTTTGACCGGTCCGCCTGAACAATCCTTCCAGCCTCAAGAAATTTATCACGCGCCACTCAGCGGCGTGGCAGGCTATCGTAAACATCGGCAATCACTCGAACTCATCTCCGAATGGCTGCCTCCCGAACGCCTTTACAGCATCCCCCGTTCACTCGCCGTTTCCGGGGTTCGTACGCTCGGTCGACTGGCTCTCACTGAGAATCATCTACGCATCGCATCGAAACTGAAACGTGATATCCAGGCTCTTCTTGACGTGGATGGCCTGGAACAGACCGCCACTATGACCGGTCTGGAACCAGGCATTGAAACGCCCCAGATTCTGATCTTCGCTGCCACAGGCGGAGGTACCGGTAGTGGCATGCTCGTCGACATCGCTTACACCTGTCGTCGCCTGCTTCAGGAACAGGGTATTGGTGAGCAGGATATTTTTGCTTACCTGTTTTGCGGTGCACCGAGCGATCTTTCCACCCCACCCAGCGAAAAAGCCAACACCTACGCAGCACTGGCCGAAATCCATCACTATAGCCACCCCGATACTTTATTTACCGCCAAGTATCGCCCCGGCATGCAGCTCATGGAAGATTCTGGTGCGCCGTTCCAGAGTGTCTATCTCACTCGAGTGGGCCGTCGCAGCCCCGGCACGGTTCGCGAAGTCGCGTCCCGCATGGCCAGTTATGTCTTCAACGATCTGGCTACACCCCTGGGACGCATGCTCACTCCGTCCCGAGTTCAACAGTATGCCAAAATTGGCACCGTCTTCCGCAGTTTCGGTACCTACAACGTCTGGTATCCTCGCGGTTTGATGTTGCGTATCGCCTCCCGCCAGGCGGTGCAACGGCTCATCCGTCTCTGGCTTCGCGACGATGCTACGCAGCGACATGCCGAAGTGGAACGGGAATGCACAGCACTTCTAAACGAAAATAACTGGCAGCCTGAAGCCATGGCCCTGCGTGTGGAACAGGTTGCCATGGAAGAAGCGGGTGGAGAGGGCACGCCAGCCCAGCTCATCGAAAGTTTTTTGGCACAACTGGCCCAGCAGGCTGAAAGCGGTTTTGCCCGCAACGAACCTAACACCTGGTGCCGCGATGCCCTTCAGCGTATGCGCGAATGGGCAGGTGGTGCGGGAACCTCCGGTCCCGGCAGCGATTGGCAACGCAGCAAACTCGACCGACTCTATCTCGATAGCGCTGAAAAGGTAGCAGGTGAATATGCTGCCATCCTCAATCGCCCGGCACGTAGGCTCTTTAACACCCCGGGCGACCGCATGGCAATCGCCCATGCTGCTTACGAAAAACTCGGCTTGCAACTCAATGCAATTGTTGAGAAGTATCAATTGGAAGTAGAGCAACAGCGACATGTCTCGGCACAGAGCCACCAGAAAGTCAGCCAGGCTCTGGAAGATACCCTCGCCGGCGTGAGGAGCTTCAGCTTCTTCCCTGCCAAGCGCATGCAAAGGCTGTTGCAGCAGTTCCTCGATGCCGTCGTTCACTTCACGCGCGACAGGCTCAAGGAATATACCCTGCGGGCCATCGAACTGATCTATCGCACCTTGGCGGCACGTATCAGCGAACTGCAGCGCGATCTGAAATTCTGCGGCCAGCGACTCAAGACTCTTGAACAGTCGCTCATCACCGCTGCCTCGGAACAAGATCTTACCAGCGCCAGCATGGATACTTTCGGTGGAAAATCGAACGACATCTCCTCCTCGCAGATGTCGAGCAGCCAGATTCTCCGCGATGCCGCCATGGTGCTTGCTTCCCGCATCGTGCTTCCCGAAGGGCAGACCGATCTGGAACAGGCAGCTACCCGCTTCCTTGCCTCAGTGCCTGCAACAGCCTGGGGCGAACTCGACATGTACCTGCAGGAAAATGTCATGAAGCCTATGGGAGGACTCTTCTCCCTGTGCATGAACAACAGCGATCTTTCCCGTGCGCTCAATGGCCCGCTGCTTCAGGGTACTGCCACCTATCTGAATCAGCATCTGGAAGTCACCGATGTCTGCCAGGCGGAACTCTCTACCGCACAAGCCCTCGGTGTCGACCTCGCCGCACAGACCAAGGTATTCCATCACCTGGCTACGCCCAGCATTGCCTCGAAGACGCCTCCCACAGAACAGAGCGATTTCCTTCTCGTACCCTCCACCGATGCCGGCAAGCACTTCACCGAACTTGCTGTCAAAGCACTCGATACGCTCAAAGTCATGCCGATCAGCGTCGTCACCGACATCTTCATCTGCCGCGAGCAAGGCAACCTGACCGTCAGCGACATGCAGCAGGTCTTCCAGCATTGCACCGACGACTACGAACAGAACAAATCATCCCTCGTCTCCTCCCCCCACAGCCGCATGGACACCCAAGACTGGCTACCGCTTGAGTAG
- the rplS gene encoding 50S ribosomal protein L19 — MALKRGALLSKVEATALKKEEDRKQIAKFNVGDTIDVHQWILEGYDKEGNEKRRIQIYSGTVIAMKGTGNREMFTVRRLVDGQGVERTFPMHSPKIAKVVVKRSGIVRRAKLYYLRDRVGKATRIRERKKGVVVESAGAAK, encoded by the coding sequence ATGGCTCTCAAGCGTGGTGCATTACTTTCCAAAGTGGAAGCTACAGCACTGAAAAAAGAAGAAGATCGCAAGCAGATTGCCAAGTTCAATGTGGGCGATACCATCGATGTCCACCAGTGGATTCTCGAAGGGTACGATAAGGAAGGCAACGAAAAACGTCGCATCCAGATTTACTCCGGCACCGTGATTGCCATGAAAGGCACCGGCAACCGCGAAATGTTCACCGTCCGCCGACTGGTGGATGGCCAGGGCGTCGAGAGAACCTTTCCGATGCATTCCCCCAAGATTGCCAAGGTAGTCGTGAAACGCTCCGGCATCGTCCGCCGAGCCAAACTCTATTACCTGCGCGACCGAGTAGGCAAGGCCACCCGCATCCGCGAACGCAAGAAGGGCGTTGTCGTGGAAAGCGCAGGGGCTGCGAAGTAG
- the pheA gene encoding prephenate dehydratase — protein MSKKPEVNPAKVAQQLKSLRSQIDKLDLQILKLINERAECAVEIGQLKTDTQSEVFSPAREEEVIANLLSNNKGPLQPVTIRAIYRELMSGARSLQKLLKVAFLGPEYSYSHIASIERFGHGVEFVGVGSIPAVFDEVNRGHADYGVVPLENSTDGRIADTLDQFLSLPQIRICAEVRLRIHHNLLANCHQQEIRRVYSKEQALSQTRNWLSKNVPQAQLIPVNSTSAAAELALREPGAAAVASRQASVRYGIKMLFEHIEDNPQNETRFAVIGKNMADRSGKDKTALVFQTSNHPGSLLDALLVFKNNKINLSMIESFPARTGKGEYVFFVDFEGHVDDVKVKKTLDALEKHSKQIVILGSFTQTDALE, from the coding sequence ATGTCGAAAAAACCTGAAGTGAATCCCGCTAAGGTAGCCCAGCAGCTTAAATCATTGCGATCCCAGATCGACAAGCTTGATCTGCAGATACTCAAGCTGATCAATGAGCGGGCTGAATGTGCTGTTGAAATTGGCCAGCTAAAGACAGATACACAATCCGAAGTCTTCTCGCCAGCACGCGAAGAGGAAGTGATTGCCAACCTGTTGAGCAACAACAAAGGCCCGTTACAGCCTGTCACCATCCGGGCCATTTATCGCGAACTGATGAGCGGTGCCCGTTCACTTCAGAAACTCCTCAAAGTCGCCTTCCTTGGACCAGAATACAGCTACAGTCACATTGCCTCCATTGAACGCTTCGGGCACGGCGTGGAATTTGTCGGCGTAGGCAGCATTCCTGCCGTCTTTGATGAAGTAAACCGAGGCCACGCTGATTACGGTGTGGTGCCACTGGAAAATTCAACTGATGGCCGCATTGCTGACACTCTCGACCAGTTCCTGAGCCTGCCTCAGATTCGCATCTGTGCTGAAGTTCGCCTTCGTATTCATCACAACCTGCTGGCCAATTGCCATCAACAGGAAATCCGTCGGGTCTACAGTAAGGAACAGGCGCTCTCGCAAACCCGCAACTGGCTGAGCAAGAATGTACCCCAGGCCCAACTGATTCCTGTGAACAGCACTTCTGCTGCTGCCGAGTTAGCACTTCGCGAACCGGGTGCCGCCGCCGTCGCCAGCCGACAAGCTTCCGTCCGGTACGGCATCAAGATGCTGTTTGAACATATCGAAGACAACCCCCAGAATGAAACCCGCTTTGCTGTCATTGGCAAGAACATGGCGGATCGTTCGGGCAAAGACAAGACAGCTCTGGTGTTCCAGACTTCCAATCATCCAGGCAGCCTGCTCGATGCCTTGCTGGTATTCAAGAACAACAAAATCAATCTGAGCATGATCGAAAGCTTCCCCGCCCGCACCGGCAAGGGGGAATACGTGTTCTTCGTTGACTTTGAGGGGCATGTTGACGACGTTAAGGTCAAGAAGACTCTTGATGCTCTCGAGAAACACAGTAAGCAGATTGTCATTCTGGGTTCGTTCACCCAGACGGATGCACTTGAATAG